A genomic window from Lotus japonicus ecotype B-129 chromosome 1, LjGifu_v1.2 includes:
- the LOC130734077 gene encoding uncharacterized protein LOC130734077, whose amino-acid sequence MPTSSPYIMFFFLLQSKTNHHRPFFSFSSLWPQKEQHPHAPHEPPPSRFLPLHGSTSPSPPPLLLTMAVVSSQEATTRRPAPQGTRTAPFIIWYCSSFIIHIMTRRHHHHATLLPHVGLSGMSYPPIRFALPAVAQLLLIGSLRRFSARVCLPQ is encoded by the exons atGCCAACTTCATCACCATATATCATgttcttctttctccttcaatcAAAGACAAACCACCACCGTccattcttctccttctcctctcTATGGCCTCAAAAGGAGCAGCACCCACACGCACCACATGAGCCACCACCTTCACGTTTTCTTCCTCTCCATGGCAGCACctcaccatcaccaccgcccCTCCTCCTCACCATGGCTGTTGTGTCCAGCCAAGAGGCCACCACGAGGAGGCCAGCACCACAAGGAACACGTACAGCCCCATTCATCATATGGTATTGTTCAAGCTTCATCATCCATATCATGACAAGGAGACACCATCACCATGCCACTTTACTTCCTCATGTG GGACTCTCAGGAATGTCATATCCTCCAATTCGATTTGCATTACCAGCTGTAGCGCAGCTATTGCTGATAGGATCACTGAGAAGGTTCTCTGCCAGAGTTTGCCTTCCTCAGTAG